From a single Helicoverpa armigera isolate CAAS_96S chromosome 7, ASM3070526v1, whole genome shotgun sequence genomic region:
- the LOC110370257 gene encoding guanine nucleotide-binding protein subunit gamma-1, whose protein sequence is MDMMVSTLQQQRAVTEQLRREAAIKRIPVSVVVSDIVKYINEHEQEDCLLVGFSSQKVNPFREKSSCTVL, encoded by the coding sequence ATGGATATGATGGTATCAACGTTGCAACAGCAGCGGGCTGTAACAGAACAATTGAGACGAGAAGCTGCAATAAAGCGCATTCCCGTCTCTGTCGTGGTATCTGACATCGTCAAATACATTAATGAGCACGAACAAGAGGATTGCCTCCTTGTTGGCTTTTCCAGTCAAAAAGTTAATCCTTTCCGTGAGAAAAGTTCCTGCACTGTTCTTTAA
- the LOC110370263 gene encoding E3 UFM1-protein ligase 1 homolog codes for MAPSTDWDEIKRLAADFQKAQLSSTSLRLSERNCIEIVTKLIELKLIDVIFTTDGKEYLTPQQLIKEIKDELYVHGGRINTVDVAKELNVDLNQINNSVAEIIKGKEVQLVSGYLIAHYYLEKVAREVNEKLQLQGQISVGELTLQYDLPAELLQHNVLEKYLGKIIFGKQDPSEPRTFYTEEYITRTKAKIRGALMGLLKPTPVAVIVNHCNLSDRLFSSLFDQLNAPGVLTGRQAGALYVPSCYTKSQNDWVMSFYKQNNYLEYDALSRLGISDPKGYVKRTLTNEDLTFLSSCVIGSHIKQQLETALEECISSKSYLDVVSLLPSVLTDTDIENVLDSLLKNSKSTILFENTVFSNYYIENLKQACIPMTQQKAEAVVKSGKYQQFCLEKQINKAAEFAQTSHVDHKAERREERRRKAASGKGGGGTQGRETKTKAVKKHARGKQNAHDSDSDEGPSVTKKPQAQLEIISVDDVENIIKETLENEGLEDLLTRIAEHLQGGLNQTGLNIAKETAEKLLQDANQNRKQTHTSAQDKINILVNDIKLYEKGLKSLPSDQQSQFVKYLLKSLGGDILAEFCKYAANQCNITVPADVLTVEQRNKIINDLSEEFTKPLVSLNATLSDQNMESFFQAVDVCLSEMGMILKKVDKKKDKLLIQNHREKLISELESCDDPALSLHMAVLAIFTIVTQSMLHASGRQVPIIISFLKTHLKEEDYERLQLWHELVSKYLTSSEEDKTDVEEKLSQELPLLKNMVQEIKKYK; via the exons ATGGCGCCGTCTACTGACTGGGATGAGATAAAAAGATTAGCAGCTGATTTTCAAAAAGCGCAGCTTAGTTCGACGTCCCTGAG GTTGTCTGAGAGAAACTGTATAGAGATTGTCACAAAAttaatagaattaaaattaattgatgttatttttactaCTGATGGAAAAGAATATCTTACTCCACAACAACTTATTAAAGAGATAAAGGATGAACTGTATGTGCACGGTGGTCGCATCAATACTGTTGATGTTGCTAAAGAGTTAAATGTTGATCTGAACCAGATTAACAACAGTGTCGCAGAAATCATTAAAGGAAAAGAAGTACAGCTGGTTTCTGGGTATCTGATAGCTCATTATTATCTAGAAAAAGTTGCAAGAGaagtaaatgaaaaattacAACTTCAAGGACAAATATCGGTTGGGGAGTTAACTCTACAGTATGACTTACCAGCAGAGTTATTGCAACACAATGTGTTGGAGAAAtacttaggtaaaataatttttgggaAACAAGATCCCTCTGAGCCGAGGACATTCTATACTGAAGAATACATCACGAGGACTAAGGCTAAGATTCGTGGAGCTTTGATGGGTCTCTTGAAGCCAACACCTGTAGCTGTTATTGTAAACCATTGCAACTTGTCTGACCGGTTGTTCTCATCCTTGTTTGATCAACTGAATGCTCCTGGAGTGCTGACAGGGCGACAGGCTGGAGCTCTTTATGTGCCATCATGTTATACAAAATCACAAAATGATTGGGTTATGAGCTTTTACAAGCAAAATAATTACTTGGAATATGATGCTTTATCTCGTTTAGGGATATCTGATCCCAAAGGTTATGTTAAGCGTACTTTAACAAATGAAGACTTAACTTTCCTAAGCAGTTGTGTAATTGGTTCACATATTAAGCAACAATTAGAAACTGCTCTAGAAGAATGCATATCTTCTAAAAGTTATTTGGATGTTGTTTCTTTGTTGCCATCTGTTTTAACTGACACTGACATAGAGAATGTTCTAGATTCTCTTTTGAAGAACTCTAAATCTACAATACTATTTGAAAATACAG TTTTCAGTAATTACTACATCGAAAATTTGAAGCAAGCCTGCATACCCATGACACAGCAAAAAGCCGAAGCGGTTGTGAAATCGGGTAAATACCAACAGTTCTGTTTGGagaagcaaataaataaagctgCAGAATTCGCTCAGACAAGCCATGTAGACCATAAAGCCGAAAGACGTGAGGAGCGTAGGAGAAAGGCTGCATCAGGAAAGGGAGGGGGTGGTACTCAAGGAAGAGAGACTAAAACCAAAGCTGTTAAGAAACATGCTAGGGGTAAACAGAACGCTCATGATTCTGACTCTGATGAAGGACCCAGCGTAACAAAGAAACCTCAAGCTCAGTTAGAGATTATTTCTGTTGATGATGTGGAAAATATAATCAAAGAAACTCTTGAGAATGAAGGTTTAGAAGACTTGCTGACTCGCATAGCAGAACATTTGCAAgg ggGCCTCAACCAAACAGGTTTGAACATAGCTAAAGAAACTGCAGAAAAATTACTTCAAGATGCTAATCAAAACAGGAAACAAACACATACTTCTGCTCaagacaaaattaatattttggtcaATGACATTAAACTTTATGAAAAAGGTTTAAAATCTTTGCCATCTGATCAGCAGTCACAATTTGTGAAATATTTACTGAAATCACTTGGAGGCGATATTCTTGCTGAATTCTGCAAATATGCTGCAAACCAATGCAATATCACAGTGCCAGCAGATGTTTTGACAGtagaacaaagaaacaaaattattaatgacCTATCAGAAGAATTTACTAAGCCGCTGGTTTCTTTGAATGCAACATTATCTGATCAAAACATGGAATCATTCTTCCAAGCAGTTGATGTGTGCCTATCAGAGATGGGTATGATATTGAAGAAAGTTGACAAAAAGAAAGACAA ACTCTTAATACAAAATCATAGGGAGAAGTTAATTTCGGAGCTTGAAAGCTGTGATGACCCAGCACTAAGTCTGCATATGGCAGTGTTGGCAATTTTTACAATTGTTACTCAAAGTATGCTACATGCATCTGGTCGACAAGTACCCATAATCATATCATTTTTGAAGACTCATCTTAAAGAAGAAGACTATGAGCGACTGCAGTTATGGCATG AATTGGTGTCAAAATATTTGACATCTAGTGAAGAAGACAAAACCGACGTTGAAGAAAAACTCAGCCAAGAACTGCCTTTACTGAAAAATATGGTTCaagagattaaaaaatataagtga
- the LOC110370298 gene encoding solute carrier family 22 member 4, translating to MSVIGTIHEDVTTEVLGKIGSWQWLVTFISTSHMMLAMFNQYEDMFLLRPSEIYCVLPNEHQIVNSSLCFATIQNNGTELYRCNKWHLKFLWVFWLKKTWLVFCAQKLKMLSTAIISRFGIFFGCIIFGLVSDSFGRRTAIILNVIAELTLGLMITFCDAEGWFRLIAFLKSLFGSAGFYMGLILTCEIASNSWRSWLCVIVMSPRLLAIACMVPFANSAPNSETFSFISCIYAIFCLVLLRWIPESPQWLLYNRKLRAAEEILIKAAKINNIKVCQDFKIRPVNHRAYHSLEETTTCIGMLSKYNIRVIFLVSTSFWILYNFVWSSLYVRVYSEQDINDLLLKVFCSVGVFGCLTKCSSAKLTLRYLLLVHVVITGVSTAGVILIFKGTIHWMLSTIALGSGLVAHALILNMTPRLFAINIRATVVGCCHATGQLGSIISYLPFLFHPMNDITLVAIVLCATLIMAVLCLMYPDVDRRELPDLMTDMDYFSELSKPLRWVTQKTSSPSLEEVEMTLHSFGTLPSSPSPPEEIVPARQIGCVKYWRIFINYVRRKCSRKIYPNIS from the exons ATGTCTGT AATTGGCACTATCCATGAAGATGTGACAACAGAAGTCTTGGGAAAAATCGGTTCCTGGCAATGGCTCGTGACATTTATTTCAACTTCGCATATGATGCTCGCGATGTTTAATCAATACGAAGACATGTTCCTTCTTCGACCTTCAGAAATCTATTGTGTATTACCTAACGAGCATCAAATAGTAAACTCAAGCTTATGCTTCGCAACTATTCAAAACAATGGAACGGAACTCTACAGATGTAATAAATGGCATTTGAAGTTTTTATGGGTTTTCTGGCTAAAAAAGACG tggCTCGTGTTCTGCGCTCAAAAACTGAAGATGCTATCAACTGCTATCATAAGCCggtttggaatattttttggaTGCATCATATTTGGCCTGGTGTCAGACAG TTTCGGCAGAAGAACTGCTATTATACTCAATGTAATTGCTGAACTCACGCTTGGTTTGATGATCACATTCTGTGATGCTGAGGGATGGTTTCGATTGATTGCGTTTTTGAAATCATTATTTGGAAGCGCCGGGTTTTACATGGGGCTGATTCTAA CATGTGAGATAGCAAGCAACAGTTGGCGATCATGGCTGTGTGTCATCGTGATGAGTCCAAGACTACTGGCCATAGCATGCATGGTACCCTTCGCGAACAGTGCACCCAACTCGGAAACATTCAGCTTCATATCTTGCATTTACgcaatattttgtttggttcTACTAAG GTGGATCCCAGAATCACCTCAATGGCTATTGTATAACCGTAAACTACGTGCCGCTGAAGAAATTCTAATAAAAGCTGCAAAGATCAACAACATTAAAGTATGTCAAGATTTCAAGATAAGGCCTGTTAACCACAGA GCCTACCATTCGCTGGAAGAGACAACGACTTGCATCGGAATGCTGTCGAAGTACAATATAAGGGTCATATTTCTGGTATCCACATCGTTTTGGATACtttacaattttgtatggaGTTCTCTATACGTCCGAGTATATAGCGAACAAGATATAAATGATTTACTACTGAAAGTGTTTTGCTCCGTCGGCGTATTCGGGTGCCTGACAAAATGTTCATCTGCAAAGTTGACGTTACGATACTTGCTCTTAGTCCATGTCGTGATAACAGGCGTTTCTACTGCTGGTGTTATATTGATCTTCAAG GGAACGATACACTGGATGCTATCAACGATCGCCCTAGGTTCAGGGCTTGTCGCACATGCGTTGATTCTCAACATGACGCCTCGACTTTTCGCTATCAACATACGAGCGACTGTTGTCGGCTGCTGCCACGCCACCGGTCAGCTTGGCTCCATCATCAGCTATCTCCCGTTTCTATTCCACCCCATGAATGACATCACCTTGGTGGCGATAGTACTTTGTGCCACATTGATCATGGCTGTATTATGTCTGATGTACCCTGATGTTGATCGAAGAGAACTACCCGATCTCATGACGGATATGGATTATTTTTCAGA GTTATCAAAACCTCTTCGTTGGGTTACACAGAAAACTAGTTCGCCGTCATTAGAGGAAGTCGAAATGACGTTGCATTCCTTTGGTACCCTCCCATCGAGCCCCAGCCCACCTGAAGAAATAGTGCCCGCACGGCAAATAGGTTGTGTGAAATATTGGAGAATCTTTATCAATTATGTCCGTCGAAAGTGTTCTAGAAAGATTTATCCAAATATAAGCTAA
- the LOC110370253 gene encoding monocarboxylate transporter 10, translating to MDSGPKENSDLIKANGKPNHEEPRGPPDGGIRAYSVMVASFVINGLVFGVINSYSVVYPVLQANLEKQGVSNSESRAALVGALSMGTTFFLSPLSGVLTGVLGLRLTAILGGIISCTAMLLSSFFVYNVGVLCFTYGFMFGLGASFSYTPSLAILGHYFRKRLAFVNGIVCVGSSIFTVIMPPFMEYIIENHGLAWLCRLLALLTSGAAICGFIFKPSPSMVVKKVREDDSWKSLLKSIINVQIWKNKKYRFWALSMPIALFGYFVPYVHIKKLIESNFVDVNTNLPLQCIAFTSGMGRLMFGFLGDRPGIDKILLQQISFYVIGTLTIILPFVTNFGLLIAIALGMGIFDGAFIALMGPIAFGLCGGANAAQAIGCMLGLAALPLSVGPPVAGYLYSLNDSYVLPFVLAGISPLIGSTLMFAIRFIKTPSNDDTNRPASSGVDKPGLLLRNGAANQQTNL from the exons ATGGATTCAGGGCCAAAAGAAAATTCAGATTTGATTAAAGCAAATGGAAAGCCTAATCATGAAGAGCCCAGAGGTCCTCCCGACGGCGGAATACGAGCATATTCGGTTATGGTTGCTTCGTTCGTCATAAATGGCCTTGTCTTCGGCGTCATAAATTCATACAGCGTGGTATACCCTGTTCTACAAGCGAATTTGGAAAAACAAGGAGTTTCTAACTCCGAAAGTCGAGCTG ctctGGTGGGCGCTCTCAGCATGGGAACCACATTCTTTCTATCGCCACTATCTGGCGTACTGACCGGCGTGTTAGGACTTCGCTTGACTGCAATTTTGGGAGGCATCATTTCTTGTACCGCCATGCTTTTGTCTTCTTTCTTTGTCTATAATGTAGGAGTTTTGTGTTTCACATACGGATTTATGTTTGGGTTAGGGGCGTCTTTCTCATACACCCCTTCTTTGGCGATTCTTGGCCATTACTTTCGGAAGCGTTTAGCGTTTGTGAACGGAATTGTTTGTGTGGGTAGTTCTATTTTTACTGTCATTATGCCGCCATTCATGGAATATATAATAGAAAACCATGGGCTGGCATGGCTATGCAGGCTCTTAGCTCTTTTAACATCGGGCGCTGCTATATGTGGCTTCATATTCAAACCTTCTCCATCAATGGTGGTTAAAAAAGTAAGAGAAGACGACAGCTGGAAGTCGTTGTTAAAGAGTATTATAAATGTACAGATCTGGAAAAACAAGAAATATAGATTCTGGGCACTTTCTATGCCAATAGCCTTGTTTGGATATTTTGTTCCTTACGTccatattaaaaagttaatcGAGAGTAATTTTGTTGATGTCAATACTAATTTACCTTTGCAATGTATAGCTTTTACTTCTGGCATGGGAAGATTAATGTTTGGTTTCTTAGGCGATAGACCAGGCATTGATAAAATTTTGTTGCAACAAATATCATTCTATGTAATAGGGACCCTGACTAttatactgcctttcgttactaACTTTGGCTTATTGATTGCGATTGCTCTAGGTATGGGAATTTTTGATGGCGCGTTTATCGCGTTAATGGGGCCCATTGCATTTGGGTTGTGTGGTGGCGCAAACGCGGCGCAGGCCATCGGTTGTATGTTAGGTCTTGCTGCCCTCCCGTTGTCCGTAGGTCCACCTGTGGCTGGATACCTTTACAGCCTCAACGACTCATACGTTTTGCCTTTCGTCCTTGCTGGCATATCTCCGTTGATCGGCTCGACTCTTATGTTTGCAATTCGTTTCATAAAAACTCCTTCGAATGATGACACTAATCGCCCAGCTTCAAGTGGCGTTg ATAAGCCTGGCCTGTTACTTAGAAATGGAGCTGCAAATCAGCAGACAAATTTATAA
- the Mgr gene encoding prefoldin subunit 3: MEGDKSDTSNPKSFSGIPEAVFVDNVDEFMSKPENSGGVDKVLRSLDEQHAKYKHMELSLATKRRRLRQQIPDLARSLEMIEKLKIQKEEMETEFLLSDQVFVKANIPPTEKVYLWLGANVMLEYTLEDAESLLSSNMATAKKNLDCVEHDLDFLRDQWTTTEVNMARVYNWDVKRRQAAKASS, from the exons ATGGAAGGTGATAAATCAGACACTTCAAACCCAAAATCATTTTCGGGCATACCAGAGGCAGTATTTGTG GATAATGTTGATGAATTTATGAGCAAGCCTGAAAACTCTGGCGGTGTAGACAAAGTTTTGCGAAGCCTTGACGAACAACATGCTAAATATAAACACATGGAGTTATCTCTAGCAACAAAGCGGAGGCGTCTAAGGCAACAGATACCAGATTTAGCGAGGTCATTAGAAATGATTGAAAAGCTGAAGATTCAGAAAGAGGAAATGGAAACAGAGTTTCTTCTCAGTGATCAAGTGTTCGTGAAG gcaAACATACCTCCGACTGAGAAAGTTTATTTGTGGCTTGGAGCAAATGTTATGTTAGAATATACATTAGAGGATGCTGAAAGTTTACTCTCATCGAATATGGCTACTGCTAAGAAGAATCTAGACTGTGTTGAACATGATTTAGATTTCTTAAG aGACCAATGGACAACTACTGAAGTAAACATGGCAAGAGTTTACAATTGGGATGTTAAAAGGCGCCAGGCTGCCAAGGCATCTAgttaa
- the LOC110370256 gene encoding DNA fragmentation factor subunit alpha — MEHDINKPYKICDVNRDKKKGIVASSLEDLLAKVPEKLGMPSENLTVVLESDGTEVDDEEYFSTLDPDTSLMILHGLEKWAPNMPKCQVSLDQTDDIALGDKGQVANLVGRLQHNLCHISLLGGQDLELLSDMDPDSLADIVTDRDNRIILEHIKEASGRILLEKRQAQDAMELLKLYHQSVANGNEDMSPPKQERV; from the exons ATGGAGCATGATATTAACAAGCCGTACAAAATATGTGATGTAAATCGGGACAAAAAGAAAGGTATAGTAGCTTCATCCCTAGAAGATCTCCTTGCGAAAGTGCCAGAAAAATTAGGGATGCCATCGGAGAATTTAACAGTGGTCTTGGAGTCCGATGGCACGGAAGTGGACGACGAAGAATACTTTTCTACTTTGGACCCTGATACTTCTCTTATGATCTTACATGGTCTTGAAAAATGGGCTCCGAATATGCCTAAGTGCCAAGTTTCCCTTGATCAAACTGACGATATAGCATTAGGAGACAAAGGGCAAGTTGCAAACTTAGTGGGCCGCCTGCAACACAACTTGTGCCACATCTCACTGCTTGGAGGTCAAGATCTGGAACTGCTATCAGATATGGACCCAGACAGTCTAGCAGACATTGTCACAGACAGAGACAATAGGATCATTTTGGAGCACATAAAAGAAGCATCTGgaag AATATTGCTAGAGAAGCGTCAGGCCCAAGATGCCATGGAGTTATTGAAGCTATACCATCAAAGTGTGGCCAATGGGAACGAAGATATGTCACCACCAAAGCAAGAGAGAGTTTAA